A genomic region of Bactrocera dorsalis isolate Fly_Bdor chromosome 3, ASM2337382v1, whole genome shotgun sequence contains the following coding sequences:
- the LOC125777383 gene encoding uncharacterized protein LOC125777383, protein METFTPPKIDMDTPVTPTPTLRSAVTVPRSGTVPVAAPRTNTAARAPTVARSSTRASPTPAPPKPQRTRCPLCCRSHRLQHCSIFKGMLPVQRQKVAQAHGHCLNCLAQSHATLECESDTLCRLCARPHHTLLHRNAGHPGSPTVLRRRTAPRRSQPNRVARQPEAGWSWRPLNTTSTRSQIRPQPHRPTGLSGVVATLQALQRLLA, encoded by the coding sequence ATCGATATGGATACACCGGTAACCCCCACGCCAACTCTCCGGTCGGCTGTTACTGTGCCTCGCTCCGGAACTGTCCCCGTAGCAGCGCCCCGAACCAACACGGCAGCAAGGGCGCCAACCGTGGCACGAAGCTCAACACGCGCATCACCGACGCCGGCGCCCCCGAAACCGCAACGCACCAGATGTCCGCTCTGTTGCCGCTCTCATAGGCTGCAGCATTGCTCTATTTTCAAGGGGATGTTACCCGTACAACGCCAGAAGGTGGCACAGGCACATGGCCATTGTTTAAACTGCTTGGCCCAGTCACACGCCACGCTGGAATGCGAATCCGATACTTTGTGCCGGTTGTGTGCAAGACCGCATCATACGTTACTCCACCGGAACGCCGGACATCCTGGCTCACCAACTGTACTCCGCCGCCGTACGGCCCCCCGACGATCGCAGCCTAACCGTGTGGCACGGCAACCAGAAGCGGGTTGGTCCTGGCGCCCCCTCAATACGACCTCCACGCGCAGCCAAATAAGGCCACAACCTCACCGCCCCACCGGCCTGAGCGGCGTTGTAGCTACGTTACAGGCACTACAGCGTctactcgcctag